From a region of the Corallococcus coralloides DSM 2259 genome:
- a CDS encoding alpha/beta hydrolase has protein sequence MKGVLETREVHSPALENNPLGDPARRRLTVYLPPGYAEGTQRYAVVYFLHAFGNGGGSWTNASGFSPSVPDRLDALITQGAIPPVIGVFPDAWTKLGGSQWVNSDAIGRYRDYLVKDIVGFVDKTFRTQPRASSRAVVGHSSGGYGALVMGRYHPEIFSLVGAHAPDSYFEYSYMPDLPKAATALMKAGGVEAWVTELRQRAVATKVRGDDFPVINILAMAAAYSPKKGEPLNLELPFEQHNAKLRLDVWNRWLVHDPVRFVPKFMDSFRKLKTVYLDAGTRDEFNLRWGTRMVADDLKAGGVDVAHEEFEDGHSGVSYRFERSLSVLVPLLARD, from the coding sequence ATGAAGGGCGTGCTCGAGACGCGTGAAGTGCATTCCCCCGCGCTGGAGAACAACCCGCTGGGAGATCCGGCCCGCCGCCGGCTCACCGTGTACCTGCCGCCGGGCTACGCGGAAGGCACGCAGCGCTACGCGGTCGTCTACTTCCTGCACGCCTTTGGCAACGGCGGCGGCTCATGGACCAACGCGTCCGGCTTCTCGCCCTCCGTGCCGGACCGCCTGGACGCGCTCATCACACAGGGCGCCATTCCGCCCGTCATCGGCGTCTTCCCGGACGCGTGGACGAAGCTCGGCGGCAGCCAGTGGGTGAACAGCGACGCCATCGGCCGCTACCGCGACTACCTGGTCAAGGACATCGTCGGCTTCGTGGACAAGACCTTCCGCACGCAGCCCAGGGCCTCGTCCCGCGCGGTGGTGGGCCACAGCTCCGGTGGCTACGGCGCGCTGGTGATGGGCCGCTACCACCCGGAGATCTTCTCCCTGGTCGGCGCGCACGCCCCGGATTCCTACTTCGAGTACTCGTACATGCCGGACCTGCCCAAGGCCGCCACCGCGCTGATGAAGGCCGGCGGCGTGGAGGCGTGGGTGACGGAGCTGCGCCAGCGCGCCGTCGCCACCAAGGTGCGCGGCGACGACTTCCCGGTCATCAACATCCTGGCCATGGCGGCGGCGTACTCGCCGAAGAAGGGCGAGCCGCTCAACCTGGAGCTGCCCTTCGAGCAGCACAACGCGAAGCTGCGCCTGGACGTGTGGAACCGGTGGCTCGTGCACGACCCCGTGCGCTTCGTGCCCAAGTTCATGGACTCCTTCCGCAAGCTCAAGACGGTCTACCTGGACGCCGGCACGCGCGACGAGTTCAACCTGCGCTGGGGCACGCGCATGGTGGCGGACGACCTGAAGGCCGGCGGCGTGGACGTGGCGCACGAGGAGTTCGAGGACGGGCACTCGGGCGTGTCGTACCGCTTCGAGCGGTCGCTGTCGGTGCTGGTGCCGCTCCTCGCGCGGGACTGA
- a CDS encoding glycosyl hydrolase family 18 protein — translation MGPDKEEAPPAAPEAPQQVVAQPADASALVTWTVPPRDGGSPILYYVVRCIPECGGALVNAPDTQATIRGLNNAFPYAFKVAAVNAMGEGPGSINSEIVTPQAGMSIANPTVPGQPRAVNPTAGNGQAYVSWLAPASFGGRPLSYYKIMAEPGGLTQRVNAPSSGMLFEGLANGTAYTFTVCAANEMGEGPCTRAPAQVSPRSGGAPVSWVMGYWVGYQKDLYPAETVDMSLLTHVVMGRIRPKVDGTVTKVFDISEHEGPIQARNIEKQAHAAGKKALLMLGGMDEYKGFKGATETVEKRRNFARNIVDAVREFGYDGVDVDWEPIILPEDGPPLLALLDDLRALDDKLIITVPVGWVNSNFSMSKEDEEFHRQLVARVDQMNIMSYKMSGDWQDWQTWHSSPLFGDTLAHPTSVSTSVKAFLAAGIPAQRLGVGIGFFGTCWKNVTEPGQPVDGPNNPYEEESDNRMSYANIQKEYLPHMKYIWDEKARVPYLSNADAFGPQSCNYISYEDIPSVTEKGRWARELGLGGGIIWTINQGHIKEAPAGERDPLLKAVHTAFLKP, via the coding sequence AGCCCGCGGACGCCTCCGCCCTGGTGACGTGGACGGTGCCGCCCCGGGATGGAGGCAGCCCGATCCTCTACTACGTGGTGCGCTGCATCCCCGAGTGTGGCGGCGCGCTGGTGAACGCGCCCGACACGCAGGCCACCATCCGGGGGCTGAACAACGCCTTCCCCTACGCCTTCAAGGTCGCCGCGGTGAACGCGATGGGCGAGGGCCCGGGCTCCATCAACTCCGAGATCGTCACGCCCCAGGCGGGCATGAGCATCGCGAACCCCACGGTGCCGGGGCAACCGCGCGCGGTGAACCCCACGGCGGGCAATGGACAGGCCTACGTGAGCTGGCTGGCCCCGGCGAGCTTCGGGGGACGGCCCTTGAGCTACTACAAGATCATGGCGGAGCCCGGTGGCCTCACCCAGCGGGTGAATGCCCCCTCCTCCGGGATGCTGTTCGAGGGCCTCGCCAACGGCACCGCGTACACCTTCACCGTCTGCGCCGCCAACGAGATGGGAGAAGGCCCCTGCACCCGGGCGCCCGCGCAGGTGTCGCCGCGGAGCGGTGGCGCCCCGGTCAGCTGGGTCATGGGCTACTGGGTGGGCTACCAGAAGGACCTCTACCCGGCGGAGACCGTGGACATGTCGCTGCTCACGCACGTGGTCATGGGACGCATCCGGCCGAAGGTGGATGGAACGGTCACCAAGGTCTTCGACATCAGCGAACACGAGGGGCCCATTCAGGCCCGGAATATCGAGAAGCAGGCGCACGCCGCGGGCAAGAAGGCCCTGCTGATGCTGGGCGGCATGGATGAGTACAAGGGCTTCAAGGGCGCGACGGAGACGGTCGAGAAGCGCCGGAACTTCGCCCGCAACATCGTCGATGCCGTGCGCGAGTTCGGCTACGACGGCGTCGACGTGGACTGGGAGCCCATCATCCTGCCGGAGGATGGGCCTCCGCTGCTCGCCCTCCTGGATGACCTGCGCGCCCTGGACGACAAGCTCATCATCACCGTGCCCGTGGGCTGGGTGAACTCCAACTTCTCCATGAGCAAGGAGGATGAGGAGTTCCACCGCCAGCTGGTGGCCCGCGTCGATCAGATGAACATCATGTCGTACAAGATGAGCGGCGACTGGCAGGACTGGCAGACTTGGCACTCCAGCCCGCTCTTCGGCGACACGCTGGCCCACCCCACCTCCGTCTCCACCTCCGTGAAGGCGTTCCTCGCGGCGGGCATCCCCGCGCAGCGCCTGGGCGTCGGCATCGGCTTCTTCGGGACCTGCTGGAAGAACGTCACGGAGCCGGGCCAGCCCGTGGACGGCCCCAACAATCCGTATGAGGAGGAGAGCGACAACCGGATGAGCTACGCCAACATCCAGAAGGAGTACCTGCCCCACATGAAATACATCTGGGACGAGAAGGCGCGGGTGCCCTACCTCTCCAACGCCGACGCCTTCGGCCCGCAGTCCTGCAACTACATCTCCTATGAGGACATCCCCTCCGTGACGGAGAAGGGCCGCTGGGCGCGAGAGCTGGGCCTGGGGGGCGGCATCATCTGGACCATCAACCAGGGCCACATCAAGGAGGCCCCGGCGGGTGAGAGGGATCCGCTCCTCAAGGCCGTGCACACGGCCTTCCTCAAGCCCTAG